From the genome of Fundulus heteroclitus isolate FHET01 chromosome 7, MU-UCD_Fhet_4.1, whole genome shotgun sequence, one region includes:
- the LOC118563618 gene encoding olfactory receptor 1500-like: MMINATMIGSFTLLGLKDTTAKYRLMLFALTLLCYTVIILVNVALIATIILEEKLHKPMYIFLCNLCFNSLYGTAAFHPKFLFDLLSGTQVISYASCLLQVYFIYSYATTDFSILAVMSYDRYLAICHPLEYHSIMTKQRVILLVCFSRLVPMICQAVAMIMTAKLTLCGFQIDKLYCDNWSILKLSCYSIMLNNIVGYIVILLYTGHALFVLCSYVQLVKFSLKYPQRRRKFLQTCVPHLICLINVLVTLLFDVMYARYGSESMPQSLKNFMAIQFLIIPPMLNPILYGLNLTQVRNSCLRICKCKKQMGGS, from the coding sequence ATGATGATCAATGCAACCATGATAGGTTCATTCACCTTGTTGGGATTGAAGGACACTACAGCAAAGTACCGCCTGATGCTTTTTGCTCTGACCCTGCTGTGTTACACTGTGATAATACTTGTGAATGTGGCTCTTATTGCTACTATCATATTAGAGGAAAAACTTCATAAACCCATGTACATCTTCCTGTGTAATCTGTGTTTTAACAGTCTTTATGGGACGGCTGCTTTTCACCCTAAATTTCTCTTTGATCTGTTATCCGGCACTCAAGTCATTTCTTACGCTAGTTGCCTGCTGCAGGTCTATTTCATCTACTCCTATGCAACTACGGACTTCTCCATTCTCGCTGTGATGTCGTATGATCGATATTTGGCCATTTGCCACCCTCTGGAGTATCATTCCATCATGACCAAACAAAGAGTTATTTTACTGGTGTGTTTCTCCAGACTGGTGCCAATGATCTGTCAAGCTGTTGCGATGATTATGACAGCCAAACTGACTTTATGTGGTTTCCAGATAGACAAACTATACTGCGATAACTGGTCCATCCTTAAGCTTTCATGTTATTCaataatgttaaataatattGTTGGATATATTGTCATACTACTGTATACTGGCCAtgctctgtttgttttgtgttccTACGTGCAGTTGGTGAAGTTCTCTTTAAAGTATCCACAACGTAGGAGGAAGTTCTTGCAGACATGCGTACctcatttaatttgtctgatCAACGTCTTAGTCACTCTTCTTTTCGACGTCATGTACGCTCGGTACGGATCCGAATCAATGCCGCAGAGTTTAAAGAACTTCATGGCAATTCAGTTCCTGATAATCCCCCCAATGCTTAACCCGATCCTTTATGGGCTGAATTTAACTCAAGTTCGCAACAGTTGCTTGAGAATATGTAAGTGCAAAAAGCAGATGGGGGGATCATGA